A genomic window from Cryobacterium sp. SO2 includes:
- a CDS encoding citrate synthase, which yields MDRPVPGPQTATLTYPGGSAQFPILGSTDGPSSIDIGTLTKQTGFTTFDSGFVNTAATKSAITYIDGEHGILRYRGYPIEQIAQNSSFLETAWLLIYGELPSDSELSAFDTRIRRHTLLHEDLRRFFDALPHNAHPMSVLSAGVSALSTYYQDSLNPKDPEQVELSMIRLLAKLPVMAAYAHKKSIGHAFLYPDNSLSFVDNFIKLNFGTLAEPYQVNPVVSKALERLLMLHEDHEQNASTSAVRLVGSTEANLFASVSGGINALSGPLHGGANEAVLTMLSDIKASGEGVQKYVERVKNKEAGVRLMGFGHRVYKNYDPRAKLVKESADAVLEALGVKDDLLDIAKELEFIALNDDYFKERKLYPNVDFYTGVIYKAMGFPPRMFTVLFAIGRLPGWIAHWREMNLDPAAKIGRPQQLYTGSVARDYPQA from the coding sequence ATCGACCGGCCCGTACCGGGCCCGCAGACGGCCACTCTGACCTACCCGGGGGGATCTGCGCAGTTCCCCATCCTGGGCAGCACAGACGGTCCGTCCAGCATCGACATCGGCACGTTGACCAAGCAGACCGGCTTCACCACGTTCGACTCTGGATTCGTGAACACGGCGGCGACGAAGTCAGCCATCACGTACATCGACGGTGAACACGGCATCCTGCGCTACCGCGGCTACCCGATCGAGCAGATCGCGCAGAACTCGAGCTTCCTCGAGACCGCCTGGTTGCTCATCTACGGTGAGCTGCCCAGCGACAGCGAACTGAGCGCGTTCGACACCCGCATCCGCCGGCACACGCTGTTGCACGAGGACCTGCGCCGCTTCTTCGACGCGCTGCCGCACAACGCGCACCCGATGTCGGTGCTCTCGGCCGGGGTCTCCGCCCTGTCGACCTACTACCAGGACTCCTTGAACCCCAAGGACCCCGAGCAGGTCGAGCTGTCGATGATCCGCCTGCTCGCCAAGCTGCCCGTGATGGCCGCGTACGCGCACAAGAAGAGCATCGGGCACGCGTTCCTGTACCCGGACAACTCGCTGAGCTTCGTGGACAACTTCATCAAGCTCAACTTCGGCACCCTCGCCGAGCCGTACCAGGTGAACCCCGTCGTGAGTAAGGCGCTCGAACGCCTGCTGATGCTGCACGAGGACCACGAGCAGAACGCGTCCACCTCGGCCGTGCGCCTGGTGGGTTCCACCGAGGCCAACCTGTTCGCCTCCGTCTCCGGCGGCATCAACGCCCTCTCCGGCCCCCTGCACGGCGGCGCCAACGAGGCCGTGCTCACCATGCTCAGCGACATCAAGGCGTCGGGCGAAGGCGTGCAGAAGTACGTCGAACGGGTGAAGAACAAGGAAGCCGGCGTGCGCCTGATGGGCTTCGGCCACCGGGTCTACAAGAACTACGACCCGCGCGCCAAGCTGGTCAAGGAGAGCGCCGACGCTGTGCTCGAGGCGCTCGGTGTGAAGGACGACCTGCTCGACATCGCCAAGGAGCTCGAGTTCATCGCGCTCAACGACGACTACTTCAAGGAGCGCAAGCTCTACCCCAACGTCGACTTCTACACCGGCGTGATCTACAAGGCCATGGGCTTCCCGCCGCGGATGTTCACGGTGCTGTTCGCGATCGGCCGGCTGCCCGGCTGGATCGCGCACTGGCGGGAGATGAACCTCGACCCCGCCGCCAAGATCGGCCGCCCGCAGCAGCTCTATACGGGCTCTGTGGCCCGCGACTACCCGCAGGCGTAG
- the dapD gene encoding 2,3,4,5-tetrahydropyridine-2,6-dicarboxylate N-succinyltransferase has translation MVTALPPEPLSDSVAPAATHAWGYGLATIAGDGTVLDTWYPAPQLGALPKDRDRWIVPTELEEAAGPDARRNVRLEAVTVEIDLHAAPAGTSDAYLRLHLLSHLLVKPNTINLDGIFGHLPNVVWTNAGPVLPADFDRLRPSLQRHGITASGLDKFPPLLNYVSPERVRIADASRVRLGAYLSPGTTVMHEGFVNFNAGTLGVSMVEGRVSQGVVVGDGSDIGGGASIMGTLSGGGTQRVTIGERALLGANSGIGISIGDDSVVEAGLYVTAGTKVVLLDGTRTADGALRTAKAKDLSGVPNLLFRRNSISGAVEVLPRAAGIVLNAALHA, from the coding sequence ATGGTCACCGCGCTTCCCCCCGAACCCCTGTCAGACTCCGTCGCACCCGCGGCAACACACGCCTGGGGGTACGGACTCGCCACGATCGCCGGTGACGGCACCGTGCTCGACACCTGGTACCCGGCGCCCCAGCTGGGCGCACTGCCCAAGGACCGCGACCGCTGGATCGTGCCGACCGAGCTGGAAGAGGCCGCCGGACCGGACGCCAGGCGCAATGTGCGCCTCGAGGCCGTGACCGTGGAGATCGACCTGCACGCCGCGCCCGCCGGCACCTCGGATGCCTACCTGCGGCTGCACCTGCTCTCGCACCTGCTGGTCAAGCCCAACACCATCAACCTCGACGGCATCTTCGGCCACCTGCCCAATGTGGTCTGGACCAACGCCGGGCCGGTGCTGCCCGCCGATTTCGACCGCCTCCGGCCGTCGCTGCAGCGTCACGGCATCACCGCCTCTGGCCTGGACAAGTTCCCGCCACTGCTCAACTACGTGTCGCCGGAGCGGGTGCGCATCGCCGACGCCTCCAGGGTGCGCCTGGGCGCCTACCTCTCCCCCGGTACTACGGTCATGCACGAGGGCTTCGTCAACTTCAACGCCGGCACCCTGGGTGTCTCGATGGTCGAGGGCCGGGTGTCGCAGGGGGTTGTGGTCGGTGACGGGTCCGACATCGGCGGCGGCGCATCCATCATGGGCACGCTCTCCGGCGGCGGCACCCAGCGGGTCACGATCGGCGAGCGGGCGCTGCTCGGCGCCAACTCCGGCATCGGCATCTCGATCGGCGACGACTCCGTGGTGGAGGCCGGCCTGTACGTCACGGCCGGCACCAAGGTGGTGCTGCTGGATGGGACGCGCACTGCAGACGGCGCGCTGCGCACGGCCAAGGCGAAGGACCTCTCCGGGGTGCCGAACCTGCTCTTCCGCCGCAACTCGATCTCAGGCGCCGTCGAGGTGCTGCCCCGGGCAGCCGGCATCGTGCTGAATGCGGCCCTGCACGCCTGA